One stretch of Zootoca vivipara chromosome 8, rZooViv1.1, whole genome shotgun sequence DNA includes these proteins:
- the MARCHF11 gene encoding E3 ubiquitin-protein ligase MARCHF11, with product MSSGAGSGGGGSPGQPPEGPAPRSEATATPPPPPAPEVTVAPSEKPETRSVCSNSSGDGGGVGAGPICKICFQGAEQGELLNPCRCDGSVRYTHQLCLLKWISERGSWTCELCCYRYHVIAIKMKRPCQWQSITVTLVEKVQMIAVMLGSLFLVASVTWLLWSAFSPYAVWQRKDILFQICYGMYGFMDLVCIGLIVHEGASVCRVFKRWRAVNLHWDVLNYDKATDIEESNRGESTTSRTLWLPLNAFRNRSLVHPTQLTSPRFQCGYVLLHLFSRMRPQEDSSDDNSSGEVVMRVTSV from the exons ATGAGCAGCGGCGCGgggagcggcggtggcggcagccccGGCCAGCCGCCGGAGGGCCCCGCCCCGCGCTCGGAGGCGACGGcgacgcctcctcctcctccggctcctGAGGTAACGGTCGCCCCCAGCGAGAAGCCCGAGACGCGCTCGgtgtgcagcaacagcagcggggaTGGCGGCGGGGTCGGCGCCGGCCCCATCTGCAAGATCTGCTTCCAGGGCGCCGAGCAG GGTGAATTGTTAAATCCCTGTCGATGTGATGGGTCAGTTCGGTATACACATCAACTTTGCCTATTGAAATGGATTAGTGAAAGAGGGTCCTGGACTTGTGAACTCTGCTGTTACAGATACCATGTTATAGCAATTAAAATGAAACGGCCTTGTCAG TGGCAAAGCATTACTGTAACTCTGGTTGAGAAAGTGCAGATGATTGCTGTAATGTTGGGATCACTGTTCTTAGTAGCAAGTGTAACTTGGCTTCTGTGGTCAGCCTTCAGTCCTTATGCAGTATGGCAAAGAAAAGATATCCTTTTTCAAATCTGCTATGGAATGTATGGTTTTATGGATCTGGTGTGCATAG GACTTATTGTGCATGAAGGGGCCTCAGTCTGCAGAGTATTTAAGCGTTGGCGGGCTGTCAATCTGCACTGGGATGTATTAAATTATGATAAAGCTACAGACATAGAAGAGAGCAACCGAGGAGAATCCACAACATCTAGGACTTTGTGGTTACCACTAAATGCATTTAGAAACAGAAGTTTAGTTCATCCAACACAGTTAACCTCACCAAGATTTCAGTGTGGCTATGTTTTGTTACATCTCTTCAGTCGGATGCGACCTCAGGAGGATTCATCAGATGATAACAGCTCTGGAGAGGTTGTTATGAGAGTGACTTCAGTGTAA